AACTTGCCGGTGAGAAAGCCCGTGGCCGCCGCGATGGGATCGTCAGGTGCCGGCGCAATGACCAACCGGCCGCCCTCTTCGAATAACTGGACCTTGCCCCCGGCCTTGAAGCCAAGCTTGCGGCGAAGTTGCCGGGGAATCAGAATCTGCCCCTTTGAGGAGATTTGGGAGACAGGCATGGAAACGTCCTCCATTTCAGGATCAGTATACCGAGGGCCGGAATCCTGGTCAATTTGTCCGTCTTCGTCGCACCATCCGCTGAACCAGGGGAACAACTATAACCACAGCTTCGACGCATGCTTCGCGGCGGGGAATGGGAAAAGATGGAGCGGGCGGGGATGGTGAGGTTTGCTTGGAAGGGAAGGATCAGGCCGATGGGGCATAAGAGGGAAGAAGGTCATTTGTCCAAGATCTGCGTATTGATTCAATCAGCAAAACAGCGTATGCCTGTCCGGACGTTGAAGAAGCCTCTCAGATCCGCTTCCCCTGTGACCCGACCTTGTTTCAACAACCCTCTTCCAGAGGGAGAGGGCAGGGTGAGGAGGATTTCACGGGTGAGGGCCTCTGAAATCACAAATTGTGATTTCAAGTTGGGGTGGTCTTCGGCGCGCCGTGCTGGCGAATCGGATTCGAGATGAAATCCGGGGCAACCTGAGCGCCTGGGCGTGACGAGGATAAACGAGAGGAAAGCATGAAAGAGGATACGAGCCAAGAGTTTGTGCGGTGGTTCCAGCAGGCTACAGGCTACAAGCCCTATCCATTCCAGATGCGATTCGCCTGCGCGCCGTTACCCAAACTGGTGAACGTGCCCACGGGCCTCGGCAAGACGGCCATGGCGGTGCTGGGATGGCTGTGGCGGAGACGGCTCCATCCCGATGAGGCGGTCCGAAAGGAAACCCCGCGCCGACTGGTGGACTGCCTACCGATGTGGGTGCTGTAGCCTCACGGGATATGAATGAAGCAAAAGGGGGGGGACAGACAACGTGGGTACAGCAAACCTTGACTTCGATCAGCTATTTGAAGATCTCACGGACAACAAGCCGTTTCCGTGGCAGAGAAAGCTTTACGGCGAGTTGGTGCAGAAGCAATTCCGCAGAAAGTGTGATGTCCCTACGGGGCTTGGAAAAACCTCGGTCATTGCGGTGTGGCTTCTGTCGCTGGCCCACCACGCGCAGAATGGGTCTCTTGATGGATTCCCGCGCCGACTGGTCCATGTGGTGAATCGAAGAACCGTTGTGGATCAGGCAACCCGCGAAGTGGAACATTTGCGAGATGCGCTCACTGGCAAACCCGAACTCCAACCAGTGGCAGACGCACTACGAGCCCTTTCGATTCAGCCAGAAGGCCAACCTCTTGCGATCAGCACGTTGCGCGGTCAGTTTGCGGACAACGCTGAATGGCGCAATGATCCCGCAAGGCCGGCCGTCATTGTTGGCACGGTGGATATGGTGGGGAGCCGCCTGCTCTTCAGCGGTTATGGGTGTGGATTTAAGAGTAAACCGCTGCACGCCGGCTTTCTTGGACAGGATGTATTGTTCATTCATGATGAGGCCCATCTTGAACCGCCCTTTCAGATGCTCATCACGGCGATTCATGCAGAGCAGGAACGCAGCCGTGAGCTCCACGTCTTTCACGTCATGGAACTGACCGCAACGTCCAGGACGGACCAGGCGGGCGAGACTTCAATCTTCACCGATGAAGACGTGGAAGATGAACGTGTGACGAAGCGGCTCGAGGCAAGCAAAAGTCTTCGATTTCATCCTGTGAGAGAGAAGAAGGAGTTGCCAGGTAACGTGATAAAGTTGGCGCTGGCATACAAGAACAGCGACAAAGCCATCCTAGTTTTCTTGCGCGAACTTGATCATGTCAAACAAGTGTGCCGTGATCTGGAGAAGGCTAAGCAACAGGTCCAAACGCTCACAGGCACCCTCCGCGGATTGGAGCGAGACGAGTTAGCAAAGAAGGACCCAATCTTTGCCCGCTTCATGCCAAGGTCGAGGAAGGAAGTCAAACTTGCACAAGGTACCGTGTACCTCGTGTGCACATCAGCCGGAGAAGTTGGAGTGGATATGTCTGCCGACCATATGGTCTGCGATCTCACGCCATTTGACAGCATGGCTCAGCGTCTTGGCCGCGTGAACCGCTTTGGGGATGGCGAAGCCAGCGTTGACGTTGTGCATGTGGCATCCAAAAAGGGGAAGGAAGTCTCGGAAGCTGGCAATCCTGGATCGGATAGTGGTGCAACCGATCAAGGAACAAGTCAGGTGGAAGAACATGCTGCGAGTGAGATCCCAGAAGTCGATGAATCAAAAGAGAAGAACGAGGAGCAGTCGCCGTTTGAAATAGCGATAGAGCGAACTCAGCTGTTGTTGACAAAGCTTCCAAAACAGCCTGATGGTTCTTTCGAGGTAAGCCCAGCAGCGCTGCGTAACTTGCCAGAGGCAGAACGGATAGCAGCTTTTACTCCTTCGCCAGTGATCTGTCCTGCGACCGACATCCTGTTCGACGCGTGGGCATTGACATCGGTTCTAGAAAAGCTCCCCGGCAGGCCACCCGTCGCAGATTGGCTGCACGGTGTGGCTGAGTGGGAACCGCCGGAAACCTACGTCGCCTGGCGCGAGGAAGTCGAGGTATTGACGGACGATCTGCTGGCTCGATGCAAGCCCGAGGATCTCCTCGAAGACTATCCACTCAAACCACATGAATCGCTGCGGGATCGTTCGGACCGAGTCCGCAAGGAGTTGGAGAATATTGCTGCACGGGAACCGGACTTCTTGTGCTGGCTGCTTGATGCCAATAATGAAATCCGCGTGCTGAGGACGTGTGAACTTATCCAGAAAGACGAGCAGAAGAAGCCGGTAATTGATCTAAAAAACTGCACAGTGATTCTGCCTCCCAAAGCTGGAGGGTTGAAAAAGGGCCTGTTGGACGGGGACGAGCCATTTGATGAAAACCACAGTGGCCTCTACGACGTGGCGGAGCAGTGGTGCGACGAGGATCGTCAGTTGAGGCGATGTCGGGTCTGGGATAATGCTGAGCCGCCAGCAGGCATGCGGCTTGTGAGAACAATTGATACCTATACAGGCAAGGAAGAGGGAATAGCAGAGGACGATGAACAGTACACTCGCCGTTACTGGTACTGGTATGCCCGGCCACGATCTGCAGACGATGATGGCTCACGCACGGCACGTGTGCCACAAGACTTGCAGGAGCATCTCCAAACAGTTGAAAACGTAGCGAGGCGATTCGTCACTAAGCTTGGTCTTAAAGAAAAAGAACCAGAAGCCAAGGCTGTTACGCTGGCGGCCAAGTGGCATGATCTTGGTAAGAACCGCGCGACCTGGCAACGGTCCATTGGCAACCACGACTATCCACGTCAAGTACTGGCAAAGTCGGGTGGTCAGATGCGACCGATCGATATCACCACATATCGGCATGAGTTTGGCTCGCTGCTCGAAATGAAAACCCTGGCCGAGTTTCAACAGCTCGACCAGGAAACGCAGGATCTGGTCTTACATTTGGTCGCTGCGCACCATGGACGGGCTCGTCCTCACTTCCCGGCTGATGAGGCGTTTGATCCCGACCATCCTGAAGAAGACGCCGCTGAACTCGCCAGGCAAGTGCCTCGCCGCTTTGCCCGCCTGCAACGGAAGTACGGCCGC
The DNA window shown above is from Nitrospira tepida and carries:
- a CDS encoding AbrB/MazE/SpoVT family DNA-binding domain-containing protein, which gives rise to MPVSQISSKGQILIPRQLRRKLGFKAGGKVQLFEEGGRLVIAPAPDDPIAAATGFLTGKFSLTDDLRREHREEARREQKTRPR
- the cas3g gene encoding type I-G CRISPR-associated helicase/endonuclease Cas3g, with amino-acid sequence MGTANLDFDQLFEDLTDNKPFPWQRKLYGELVQKQFRRKCDVPTGLGKTSVIAVWLLSLAHHAQNGSLDGFPRRLVHVVNRRTVVDQATREVEHLRDALTGKPELQPVADALRALSIQPEGQPLAISTLRGQFADNAEWRNDPARPAVIVGTVDMVGSRLLFSGYGCGFKSKPLHAGFLGQDVLFIHDEAHLEPPFQMLITAIHAEQERSRELHVFHVMELTATSRTDQAGETSIFTDEDVEDERVTKRLEASKSLRFHPVREKKELPGNVIKLALAYKNSDKAILVFLRELDHVKQVCRDLEKAKQQVQTLTGTLRGLERDELAKKDPIFARFMPRSRKEVKLAQGTVYLVCTSAGEVGVDMSADHMVCDLTPFDSMAQRLGRVNRFGDGEASVDVVHVASKKGKEVSEAGNPGSDSGATDQGTSQVEEHAASEIPEVDESKEKNEEQSPFEIAIERTQLLLTKLPKQPDGSFEVSPAALRNLPEAERIAAFTPSPVICPATDILFDAWALTSVLEKLPGRPPVADWLHGVAEWEPPETYVAWREEVEVLTDDLLARCKPEDLLEDYPLKPHESLRDRSDRVRKELENIAAREPDFLCWLLDANNEIRVLRTCELIQKDEQKKPVIDLKNCTVILPPKAGGLKKGLLDGDEPFDENHSGLYDVAEQWCDEDRQLRRCRVWDNAEPPAGMRLVRTIDTYTGKEEGIAEDDEQYTRRYWYWYARPRSADDDGSRTARVPQDLQEHLQTVENVARRFVTKLGLKEKEPEAKAVTLAAKWHDLGKNRATWQRSIGNHDYPRQVLAKSGGQMRPIDITTYRHEFGSLLEMKTLAEFQQLDQETQDLVLHLVAAHHGRARPHFPADEAFDPDHPEEDAAELARQVPRRFARLQRKYGRWGLAYLESLVRAADALASQALGSDGVVQQANVTGKVAR